One Nitrospirota bacterium genomic region harbors:
- a CDS encoding BamA/TamA family outer membrane protein has protein sequence MIKRSLNIVVGVIACLSAAILLLAAPWAEAATATETGVDKRQSAAAAAAEPSQFYSQDGWLDFSGFLDEAYGFVPIASPITEPAVGYGLAGGLIFVDRNKENAEAGHWRPNLTAVGGLGTENGTWGAFAADSRYWMNDQLHTLAGAITASVNLDFYGTGKNDVVRDRPLSYNLKPRGGFLQGQYRIADSRVWAGLGYVAAVTDVSFEAAPGDSRLPQFQNVSHVGGALVSLTFDSRDNIFTPLKGAYLDASAGLFSPALGSDHAFQRVTLTAMQFLALHPELSFGVRAGGTMSSGDVPFYLRPYVQLRGVQAIRYQGDDVAQIEAELRWQFWKRFSIVGFGGWGAAWNDFTRVDNRITVTSGGVGFRYELASRYGLHMGIDVAWGPDNPIVYVQFGSAWARP, from the coding sequence CCATTCTCCTCTTGGCCGCTCCTTGGGCCGAAGCCGCGACAGCAACGGAAACCGGCGTCGATAAGAGGCAGTCAGCCGCTGCGGCTGCTGCTGAACCTTCGCAGTTCTATTCCCAGGACGGCTGGCTCGATTTCAGCGGTTTCCTTGATGAGGCCTACGGATTTGTTCCGATTGCGTCTCCGATCACGGAGCCGGCAGTCGGTTACGGCCTTGCCGGCGGACTGATATTCGTGGACCGGAACAAGGAAAATGCAGAGGCCGGGCATTGGCGGCCGAACCTCACCGCCGTTGGCGGCCTGGGCACGGAGAACGGTACCTGGGGCGCGTTCGCCGCAGACTCCCGGTACTGGATGAACGACCAGCTGCATACTCTGGCAGGCGCTATCACCGCCTCGGTGAACCTCGACTTCTACGGGACCGGCAAGAACGATGTCGTCCGGGACCGCCCGCTCTCATACAACCTCAAGCCCAGGGGCGGGTTCCTGCAGGGTCAGTATCGCATCGCGGACTCGCGGGTCTGGGCTGGCCTCGGTTATGTCGCAGCCGTCACCGACGTGTCGTTCGAAGCTGCCCCCGGCGACAGTCGTCTCCCGCAGTTCCAGAACGTGTCTCACGTAGGCGGGGCGCTGGTGTCGCTCACCTTTGATTCGCGCGACAACATCTTCACGCCCCTGAAGGGCGCCTACCTGGACGCTTCTGCCGGCTTGTTCAGCCCGGCTCTCGGCAGTGATCACGCGTTCCAGAGGGTGACCCTCACGGCTATGCAGTTCCTTGCCCTGCATCCCGAGCTGTCCTTCGGCGTCAGGGCTGGAGGCACGATGAGTTCCGGCGATGTTCCGTTCTATCTGCGGCCCTATGTCCAGCTGCGGGGCGTGCAGGCAATTCGCTACCAGGGGGACGATGTTGCGCAGATCGAGGCGGAGCTCCGGTGGCAGTTCTGGAAGCGCTTCAGCATTGTCGGCTTCGGCGGATGGGGCGCTGCCTGGAACGACTTCACGCGCGTGGACAACAGGATCACCGTGACGAGCGGCGGCGTGGGGTTCCGGTATGAGCTGGCGAGCAGGTACGGGCTGCACATGGGCATCGATGTTGCCTGGGGCCCGGACAACCCGATCGTCTACGTTCAATTCGGCAGCGCCTGGGCACGGCCGTGA